A single region of the Lepus europaeus isolate LE1 chromosome 1, mLepTim1.pri, whole genome shotgun sequence genome encodes:
- the LOC133764294 gene encoding thymosin beta-15A-like: MSDKPDLSEVEKFDKSKLKKTNTEEKNSLPSKETIQQEKESVQTS, from the coding sequence ATGAGTGACAAGCCAGacttatcagaagtggagaagtttgACAAGTCAAAACTGAAGAAAACCAATACTGAAGAGAAAAATTCTCTTCCCTCGAAGGAAACTATCCAGCAGGAGAAAGAAAGTGTTCAAACATCGTAA